A genomic window from Syngnathus typhle isolate RoL2023-S1 ecotype Sweden linkage group LG18, RoL_Styp_1.0, whole genome shotgun sequence includes:
- the taok2b gene encoding serine/threonine-protein kinase TAO2 isoform X1: MPSSVRAGSLKDPEVAELFCREDPEKLFTDLREIGHGSFGAVYFAHDIRTNEVVAIKKMSYSGKQSNEKWQDIIKEVKFLQKLRHPNTVEYHGCYLREHTAWLVMEYCLGSASDLLEVHKKPLQEVEIAAITHGALQGLVYLHSHNMIHRDVKAGNILLTEPGQVKLGDFGSASIVAPANSFVGTPYWMAPEVILAMDEGQYDGKVDVWSLGITCIELAERKPPLFNMNAMSALYHIAQNESPVLQSNHWSDYFRNFVDSCLQKIAQDRPTSDVLLKHHFLCRERPMTSVMDLIARTKDAVRELDNLQYRKMKKILFHEAHNGPAPEGADEEEDVEQYMLRTGTVNSMESSHSLPSMSISASSQSSSVNSLADGSDDSGEMAMMQEGEHTVTSNSSVLHKPLSHDNIYDDPYQPEVDLQRDASSAGGSGAGGGGAGGGGGGGRRRRGRDHFATIRTASLVTRQIQEHEQGSALREQMSGYKRMRRQHQKQLMGLENKLKAEMDEHQLRLDKELENQRNSFSMEGEKLCKKHSAIMDKETKAVLTEEKKFQQHILGQQKKELTSLLESQKRQYRQRKEQLKEELNENQSTPKREKQEWLVHQKECLQQLQAEEESGLLRRQRQYYELQSRQYKRKMLLARHNLEQDLLREVTRRVSSRTICIGDAVVHQELNKKQTLKDLECAMLLRHHESTQELEFRQLSLVQRTRAELIRTQHQTELTNQMEYNKRREQELRQKHAVEVRQQPKSLKVSDNQSQSSDGALAEETQIEKLEEDEQGSESVHHDDVEPKRSECWQVEASQTTENHGGELEKRHVTKEKVAEGSECLHDDAMKAREGWEELREVEGLQRQNGAQFREGEEVVFDDHEKPAPFRDGDLPTHYADPERDVRSKRRGSDELQSWEDAREVQGQQWGDEEEEEEEEEGRGVADGCPSEQLINTLSLEMRRAREQELDDLSEFYFPEVPEELEPAANAPLPPPPPPSSFPWLFSHSLCLLLSLWAAARPCGLTLLLLCVFLLSLRRSPPPPSLGSLILSAELALLAHFFSYLLLRSFFSLSFSSYLSLSLWASGLMSLGLSFSLGMYYVPMILVSASFLSSPSLFLSLYLLVVLVVRPARRFLQRGPRKVNRLCMRVLFRLPRPLFAVCQSLLGGVAERSLYEMFPKAGRNWGVRRSKIPVPLKSLPLNQQARRRRPSYLAQATRWVKRFVRRPLGVLADLTNSLVLNLAGKLIQKLPVGIDRRLRRAGLLKTRRPSRLPRLLPREVREARLRERVRREMERRRRAERERILRDDTRWECALRRTSSGRFVRGKVRPWR; the protein is encoded by the exons ATGCCTTCGAGTGTGCGGGCCGGGAGCCTGAAGGACCCGGAGGTGGCTGAGCTCTTCTGCAGGGAGGATCCTGAGAAGCTCTTCACCGACCTGAGGGAGATTGGACATGGGAGTTTTGGAGCTGTGTACTTT GCCCACGACATCCGCACCAATGAAGTGGTGGCCATCAAGAAGATGTCCTACAGCGGCAAACAGTCCAATGAG AAATGGCAGGATATCATCAAGGAAGTCAAGTTCCTCCAGAAACTGCGACACCCCAACACGGTGGAGTACCACGGCTGCTACTTGAGGGAGCACACGGCATGG CTGGTGATGGAGTACTGCTTGGGCTCGGCTTCCGACCTTCTGGAAG TCCACAAGAAGCCCCTCCAGGAAGTGGAAATAGCCGCCATTACCCACGGTGCACTGCAGGGTCTGGTCTATCTTCACTCGCACAACATGATTCATCG GGATGTGAAAGCAGGAAACATTTTGCTCACGGAGCCTGGTCAGGTCAAACTGGGCGACTTTGGCTCCGCCTCCATCGTCGCCCCGGCCAACTCTTTTGTAGGAACACCTTACTG GATGGCACCCGAGGTGATCCTGGCCATGGACGAGGGTCAGTACGACGGAAAGGTGGATGTGTGGTCACTTGGCATTACCTGCATTGAGCTGG CCGAAAGGAAGCCTCCTCTGTTCAACATGAATGCTATGAGTGCCTTATACCACATCGCGCAGAATGAAAGCCCCGTGTTGCAGTCCAATCACTG GTCGGATTATTTCCGCAATTTTGTGGACTCGTGCTTGCAGAAGATTGCCCAGGACAGACCTACCTCCGACGTGCTGCTCAAG CACCATTTCCTATGCAGAGAGCGTCCTATGACCAGCGTGATGGACCTCATTGCGCGCACCAAGGACGCTGTCCGCGAGCTGGACAACCTTCAGTACAGGAAGATGAAGAAAATCCTTTTCCACGAGGCACACAATGGGCCGGCGCCAGAAGGGGCTGACGAAGAAGAG GACGTGGAGCAGTACATGCTGCGCACCGGCACAGTCAACAGCATGGAAAGCTCCCACTCGTTGCCGTCCATGTCCATCAGCGCCAGCTCCCAAAGCAGTTCGGTCAACAGCCTGGCGGACGGCTCGGACGACAGCGGCGAGATGGCCATGATGCAGGAGGGCGAGCACACCGTCACCTCCAACAGCTCCGTCCTGCACAAGCCCCTG AGCCACGACAACATCTACGACGACCCCTACCAGCCGGAGGTGGACTTGCAGCGAGATGCCTCTTCCGCCGGTGGAAGTGGGGCAGGAGgcggaggagcaggagggggaggaggaggggggaggcGCCGTCGAGGCCGTGACCATTTCGCCACCATCCGGACCGCCTCGCTCGTCACCCGCCAGATCCAAGAGCACGAGCAGGGGTCGGCCCTTCGAGAGCAGATGTCCGG GTACAAACGTATGCGGCGGCAGCACCAGAAACAGTTGATGGGTCTTGAAAACAAGCTCAAAGCAGAGATGGATGAACACCAGCTGAGGCTGGACAAGGAACTGGAGAACCAGAGGAACAGCTTCTCTATGGAGGGTGAAAAGTTGTGCAAGAAGCACTCGGCTATCATGGACAAGGAG ACCAAAGCGGTCCTGACTGAGGAGAAGAAGTTCCAGCAACACATACTCGGCCAGCAAAAGAAAGAGTTGACCAGTCTGCTGGAGTCGCAGAAACGACAGTATCGGCAACGCAAAGAGCAACTCAAAGAG GAGCTGAACGAGAACCAGTCGACGCCGAAGCGGGAGAAGCAGGAGTGGCTGGTGCACCAGAAGGAGTGTCTGCAGCAGCTCCAGGCGGAGGAGGAGTCGGGGCTGCTGAGGAGGCAGAGGCAGTATTATGAGCTCCAGAGTCGCCAGTACAAGAGGAAGATGCTGCTGGCACGCCACAACCTGGAGCAGGATCTCCTCCGAGAGGTAACCCGGAGAGTGAGCTCGAGGACGATTTGCATCGGTGATGCCGTTGTCCACCAGGAGCTGAACAAGAAGCAGACGCTGAAGGACCTGGAGTGCGCCATGCTGCTGCGCCACCACGAGTCCACGCAGGAGCTGGAGTTCCGCCAGCTGAGTCTGGTGCAGCGTACCCGGGCCGAGCTCATCCGCacccagcaccagacggagctCACCAACCAGATGGAGTACAACAAGCGGCGTGAGCAAGAGCTGCGTCAGAAGCACGCCGTGGAGGTCCGACAGCAGCCCAAGAGCCTCAAAGTGAGTGACAACCAGAGCCAGAGCTCAGATGGCGCCTTGGCAGAGGAGACACAGATAGAAAAGCTAGAGGAAGACGAGCAAGGCTCCGAATCTGTACACCATGATGACGTCGAGCCAAAGAGAAGCGAGTGCTGGCAAGTTGAAGCGAGTCAGACAACAGAGAACCACGGTGGGGAGTTAGAAAAGCGACACGTGACCAAAGAGAAAGTAGCAGAGGGCAGCGAATGTTTACACGATGATGCGATGAAGGCAAGAGAAGGCTGGGAAGAGTTGAGGGAGGTGGAAGGGCTTCAGCGGCAAAATGGCGCCCAATTTAGAGAGGGGGAGGAAGTTGTTTTTGATGACCACGAGAAGCCGGCACCATTTAGAGATGGTGACCTTCCCACCCATTACGCTGACCCCGAGCGTGACGTCAGGTCAAAGCGCAGAGGCTCCGATGAGCTCCAGAGCTGGGAAGATGCCAGGGAGGTGCAAGGGCAGCAGTGGGGGgacgaggaagaagaagaggaggaggaggaaggcagaGGCGTGGCCGACGGCTGCCCCTCTGAGCAACTCATTAACACGTTGTCTCTGGAAATGAGACGCGCCCGCGAGCAGGAGCTGGACGACCTGTCCGAGTTCTACTTCCCAGAGGTCCCCGAGGAGCTGGAGCCCGCCGCAaacgcccccctccctcctcctcctccgccctcaTCCTTCCCGTGGCTCTTCTCTCACTCGCTGTGTCTCCTGCTGTCGCTTTGGGCCGCCGCCCGGCCCTGCGGCCTCACCTTGCTCCTCTTGTGCGTTTTCCTCTTGTCTCTGCGCCGCTCGCCTCCTCCGCCCTCGCTCGGGTCGCTCATCCTGTCTGCCGAGCTGGCCCTCCTGGCCCATTTCTTCTCTTACCTCCTTCTGCGCTCCTTCTTTTCCCTTTCCTTTTCCTCCTATCTGTCGCTCAGCCTGTGGGCCAGCGGCCTCATGAGTTTGGGGCTCTCCTTCAGCTTGGGGATGTACTACGTGCCCATGATTTTAGTGTCGGCTTCCTTCCTGAGCTCgccctctctcttcctctcgctctacctgctggtggtgctggtggtgcgGCCGGCCCGCCGCTTCCTCCAGCGCGGCCCCCGCAAAGTCAACCGgctgtgcatgcgtgtgctttTCCGCCTGCCGCGCCCGCTCTTCGCCGTGTGCCAGTCGCTTCTCGGCGGCGTGGCCGAGCGCAGCCTGTACGAGATGTTCCCCAAAGCGGGGCGCAACTGGGGGGTGCGGCGCTCCAAAATCCCCGTCCCCCTCAAGAGCCTCCCTTTAAATCAGCAAGCTCGCCGCAGGCGGCCTTCCTACCTGGCGCAGGCCACCCGCTGGGTGAAGCGGTTTGTCCGGCGCCCGCTCGGGGTCCTCGCCGACCTGACCAATTCGCTCGTGCTCAATCTCGCCGGCAAGCTGATCCAGAAGCTTCCGGTCGGCATCGATCGCCGGTTGAGGCGAGCCGGGCTTTTGAAGACGAGGCGGCCCAGCAGGCTGCCCCGACTTCTGCCCCGCGAGGTGAGGGAAGCCAGGCTGAGGGAAAGAGTGAGGCGCGAGATGGAGAGGCGGCGTAGAGCGGAGAGGGAGAGGATACTCCGCGACGACACCCGGTGGGAGTGCGCTCTGCGGAGAACGTCCTCGGGAAGGTTTGTCAGGGGGAAGGTTCGGCCGTGGAGATGA
- the taok2b gene encoding serine/threonine-protein kinase TAO2 isoform X2, whose product MPSSVRAGSLKDPEVAELFCREDPEKLFTDLREIGHGSFGAVYFAHDIRTNEVVAIKKMSYSGKQSNEKWQDIIKEVKFLQKLRHPNTVEYHGCYLREHTAWLVMEYCLGSASDLLEVHKKPLQEVEIAAITHGALQGLVYLHSHNMIHRDVKAGNILLTEPGQVKLGDFGSASIVAPANSFVGTPYWMAPEVILAMDEGQYDGKVDVWSLGITCIELAERKPPLFNMNAMSALYHIAQNESPVLQSNHWSDYFRNFVDSCLQKIAQDRPTSDVLLKHHFLCRERPMTSVMDLIARTKDAVRELDNLQYRKMKKILFHEAHNGPAPEGADEEEDVEQYMLRTGTVNSMESSHSLPSMSISASSQSSSVNSLADGSDDSGEMAMMQEGEHTVTSNSSVLHKPLSHDNIYDDPYQPEVDLQRDASSAGGSGAGGGGAGGGGGGGRRRRGRDHFATIRTASLVTRQIQEHEQGSALREQMSGYKRMRRQHQKQLMGLENKLKAEMDEHQLRLDKELENQRNSFSMEGEKLCKKHSAIMDKETKAVLTEEKKFQQHILGQQKKELTSLLESQKRQYRQRKEQLKEELNENQSTPKREKQEWLVHQKECLQQLQAEEESGLLRRQRQYYELQSRQYKRKMLLARHNLEQDLLREELNKKQTLKDLECAMLLRHHESTQELEFRQLSLVQRTRAELIRTQHQTELTNQMEYNKRREQELRQKHAVEVRQQPKSLKVSDNQSQSSDGALAEETQIEKLEEDEQGSESVHHDDVEPKRSECWQVEASQTTENHGGELEKRHVTKEKVAEGSECLHDDAMKAREGWEELREVEGLQRQNGAQFREGEEVVFDDHEKPAPFRDGDLPTHYADPERDVRSKRRGSDELQSWEDAREVQGQQWGDEEEEEEEEEGRGVADGCPSEQLINTLSLEMRRAREQELDDLSEFYFPEVPEELEPAANAPLPPPPPPSSFPWLFSHSLCLLLSLWAAARPCGLTLLLLCVFLLSLRRSPPPPSLGSLILSAELALLAHFFSYLLLRSFFSLSFSSYLSLSLWASGLMSLGLSFSLGMYYVPMILVSASFLSSPSLFLSLYLLVVLVVRPARRFLQRGPRKVNRLCMRVLFRLPRPLFAVCQSLLGGVAERSLYEMFPKAGRNWGVRRSKIPVPLKSLPLNQQARRRRPSYLAQATRWVKRFVRRPLGVLADLTNSLVLNLAGKLIQKLPVGIDRRLRRAGLLKTRRPSRLPRLLPREVREARLRERVRREMERRRRAERERILRDDTRWECALRRTSSGRFVRGKVRPWR is encoded by the exons ATGCCTTCGAGTGTGCGGGCCGGGAGCCTGAAGGACCCGGAGGTGGCTGAGCTCTTCTGCAGGGAGGATCCTGAGAAGCTCTTCACCGACCTGAGGGAGATTGGACATGGGAGTTTTGGAGCTGTGTACTTT GCCCACGACATCCGCACCAATGAAGTGGTGGCCATCAAGAAGATGTCCTACAGCGGCAAACAGTCCAATGAG AAATGGCAGGATATCATCAAGGAAGTCAAGTTCCTCCAGAAACTGCGACACCCCAACACGGTGGAGTACCACGGCTGCTACTTGAGGGAGCACACGGCATGG CTGGTGATGGAGTACTGCTTGGGCTCGGCTTCCGACCTTCTGGAAG TCCACAAGAAGCCCCTCCAGGAAGTGGAAATAGCCGCCATTACCCACGGTGCACTGCAGGGTCTGGTCTATCTTCACTCGCACAACATGATTCATCG GGATGTGAAAGCAGGAAACATTTTGCTCACGGAGCCTGGTCAGGTCAAACTGGGCGACTTTGGCTCCGCCTCCATCGTCGCCCCGGCCAACTCTTTTGTAGGAACACCTTACTG GATGGCACCCGAGGTGATCCTGGCCATGGACGAGGGTCAGTACGACGGAAAGGTGGATGTGTGGTCACTTGGCATTACCTGCATTGAGCTGG CCGAAAGGAAGCCTCCTCTGTTCAACATGAATGCTATGAGTGCCTTATACCACATCGCGCAGAATGAAAGCCCCGTGTTGCAGTCCAATCACTG GTCGGATTATTTCCGCAATTTTGTGGACTCGTGCTTGCAGAAGATTGCCCAGGACAGACCTACCTCCGACGTGCTGCTCAAG CACCATTTCCTATGCAGAGAGCGTCCTATGACCAGCGTGATGGACCTCATTGCGCGCACCAAGGACGCTGTCCGCGAGCTGGACAACCTTCAGTACAGGAAGATGAAGAAAATCCTTTTCCACGAGGCACACAATGGGCCGGCGCCAGAAGGGGCTGACGAAGAAGAG GACGTGGAGCAGTACATGCTGCGCACCGGCACAGTCAACAGCATGGAAAGCTCCCACTCGTTGCCGTCCATGTCCATCAGCGCCAGCTCCCAAAGCAGTTCGGTCAACAGCCTGGCGGACGGCTCGGACGACAGCGGCGAGATGGCCATGATGCAGGAGGGCGAGCACACCGTCACCTCCAACAGCTCCGTCCTGCACAAGCCCCTG AGCCACGACAACATCTACGACGACCCCTACCAGCCGGAGGTGGACTTGCAGCGAGATGCCTCTTCCGCCGGTGGAAGTGGGGCAGGAGgcggaggagcaggagggggaggaggaggggggaggcGCCGTCGAGGCCGTGACCATTTCGCCACCATCCGGACCGCCTCGCTCGTCACCCGCCAGATCCAAGAGCACGAGCAGGGGTCGGCCCTTCGAGAGCAGATGTCCGG GTACAAACGTATGCGGCGGCAGCACCAGAAACAGTTGATGGGTCTTGAAAACAAGCTCAAAGCAGAGATGGATGAACACCAGCTGAGGCTGGACAAGGAACTGGAGAACCAGAGGAACAGCTTCTCTATGGAGGGTGAAAAGTTGTGCAAGAAGCACTCGGCTATCATGGACAAGGAG ACCAAAGCGGTCCTGACTGAGGAGAAGAAGTTCCAGCAACACATACTCGGCCAGCAAAAGAAAGAGTTGACCAGTCTGCTGGAGTCGCAGAAACGACAGTATCGGCAACGCAAAGAGCAACTCAAAGAG GAGCTGAACGAGAACCAGTCGACGCCGAAGCGGGAGAAGCAGGAGTGGCTGGTGCACCAGAAGGAGTGTCTGCAGCAGCTCCAGGCGGAGGAGGAGTCGGGGCTGCTGAGGAGGCAGAGGCAGTATTATGAGCTCCAGAGTCGCCAGTACAAGAGGAAGATGCTGCTGGCACGCCACAACCTGGAGCAGGATCTCCTCCGAGAG GAGCTGAACAAGAAGCAGACGCTGAAGGACCTGGAGTGCGCCATGCTGCTGCGCCACCACGAGTCCACGCAGGAGCTGGAGTTCCGCCAGCTGAGTCTGGTGCAGCGTACCCGGGCCGAGCTCATCCGCacccagcaccagacggagctCACCAACCAGATGGAGTACAACAAGCGGCGTGAGCAAGAGCTGCGTCAGAAGCACGCCGTGGAGGTCCGACAGCAGCCCAAGAGCCTCAAAGTGAGTGACAACCAGAGCCAGAGCTCAGATGGCGCCTTGGCAGAGGAGACACAGATAGAAAAGCTAGAGGAAGACGAGCAAGGCTCCGAATCTGTACACCATGATGACGTCGAGCCAAAGAGAAGCGAGTGCTGGCAAGTTGAAGCGAGTCAGACAACAGAGAACCACGGTGGGGAGTTAGAAAAGCGACACGTGACCAAAGAGAAAGTAGCAGAGGGCAGCGAATGTTTACACGATGATGCGATGAAGGCAAGAGAAGGCTGGGAAGAGTTGAGGGAGGTGGAAGGGCTTCAGCGGCAAAATGGCGCCCAATTTAGAGAGGGGGAGGAAGTTGTTTTTGATGACCACGAGAAGCCGGCACCATTTAGAGATGGTGACCTTCCCACCCATTACGCTGACCCCGAGCGTGACGTCAGGTCAAAGCGCAGAGGCTCCGATGAGCTCCAGAGCTGGGAAGATGCCAGGGAGGTGCAAGGGCAGCAGTGGGGGgacgaggaagaagaagaggaggaggaggaaggcagaGGCGTGGCCGACGGCTGCCCCTCTGAGCAACTCATTAACACGTTGTCTCTGGAAATGAGACGCGCCCGCGAGCAGGAGCTGGACGACCTGTCCGAGTTCTACTTCCCAGAGGTCCCCGAGGAGCTGGAGCCCGCCGCAaacgcccccctccctcctcctcctccgccctcaTCCTTCCCGTGGCTCTTCTCTCACTCGCTGTGTCTCCTGCTGTCGCTTTGGGCCGCCGCCCGGCCCTGCGGCCTCACCTTGCTCCTCTTGTGCGTTTTCCTCTTGTCTCTGCGCCGCTCGCCTCCTCCGCCCTCGCTCGGGTCGCTCATCCTGTCTGCCGAGCTGGCCCTCCTGGCCCATTTCTTCTCTTACCTCCTTCTGCGCTCCTTCTTTTCCCTTTCCTTTTCCTCCTATCTGTCGCTCAGCCTGTGGGCCAGCGGCCTCATGAGTTTGGGGCTCTCCTTCAGCTTGGGGATGTACTACGTGCCCATGATTTTAGTGTCGGCTTCCTTCCTGAGCTCgccctctctcttcctctcgctctacctgctggtggtgctggtggtgcgGCCGGCCCGCCGCTTCCTCCAGCGCGGCCCCCGCAAAGTCAACCGgctgtgcatgcgtgtgctttTCCGCCTGCCGCGCCCGCTCTTCGCCGTGTGCCAGTCGCTTCTCGGCGGCGTGGCCGAGCGCAGCCTGTACGAGATGTTCCCCAAAGCGGGGCGCAACTGGGGGGTGCGGCGCTCCAAAATCCCCGTCCCCCTCAAGAGCCTCCCTTTAAATCAGCAAGCTCGCCGCAGGCGGCCTTCCTACCTGGCGCAGGCCACCCGCTGGGTGAAGCGGTTTGTCCGGCGCCCGCTCGGGGTCCTCGCCGACCTGACCAATTCGCTCGTGCTCAATCTCGCCGGCAAGCTGATCCAGAAGCTTCCGGTCGGCATCGATCGCCGGTTGAGGCGAGCCGGGCTTTTGAAGACGAGGCGGCCCAGCAGGCTGCCCCGACTTCTGCCCCGCGAGGTGAGGGAAGCCAGGCTGAGGGAAAGAGTGAGGCGCGAGATGGAGAGGCGGCGTAGAGCGGAGAGGGAGAGGATACTCCGCGACGACACCCGGTGGGAGTGCGCTCTGCGGAGAACGTCCTCGGGAAGGTTTGTCAGGGGGAAGGTTCGGCCGTGGAGATGA